The sequence ATGCCGCCCTCGTCAATTCGGCGATGCTCGGGCTGCTCAGGTCCAGGGAGCCGGGCACCTCCACCTCGGGCGGGGGAGGGAGCGCACTCGTAGTCGAAGGCCCCGTACTCAGGGCGTACGAGCTGTTCCCCCCCACGGACCGCGAGTTCGTGTCCGCCATGCAGTCGGCGGCCGGGATCGCCTTCTCCGAGGGTGTCACCGGGCTCGCCACCACCGAGTCGCCCGGGCATGCCCTGATGATGCCCGGAATACTCCCGCCGGAACTGTCGGTATCCGTCAGCGTGTTCGCGGACGATCCCGCCGCGTGGCCGGATGCCTGGACCTCCGGCAGGGTGGCGGTCAGAGGCGCCAAGATGTTCCTCGACGGCGGATTCGGCGCGAGGACCGCCTCCACGGACGGAGCCTACTCCGACGGATCTTCATGCGCTCCATGCATCGACGGACGGCGGCTTGCCCTCCTCGTGGGGGAGGCGAGGAACAGGGGCCTGGTGCCGGTGGTGCACGCCATAGGAGCCCGGGCTCTCCGCCTGCTCGATTCGGCTGGAATGATCCCGGCGGGCCCCGGACAGCCCCCGGAGATCAGGGTCGAGCACGCCGAGGATCTGGAACCGGCGTGGCCGGGCACATGGAGGCGCGATGTCCACGTCTTCTCGATGCAGCCGAACTTCGTAAGGCGCTGGCAGGGCCCCGGGGGGATGTACGCGGAGAGGCTGGGAGAAGCCCGCGCGCGCAGGCTGAATCCCTTCGCCCTTCCGCTCGCGGCCGGCTTCAGGCTCGGATTCGGCAGCGACGGGATGCCGTTCGGTCCCCTGTGGGGCATCCGCGGCGCCATCGGGCACCCCGAGCCCTCCTTCCGCCTCGGCCCGGAGGATGCCCTGAACGCCTATACCCTCGAAGCCGCATCCATATCGGGCTTCGGCGATCTGGCCGGACCCCTCGCCCCCGGCAGGCGGGCGGACCTGGTGCTCCTCGACGGCGATCCCGGTATTCCGTATCAGGATCCGCCGAAGGTGCTGCTCACGATGGCCGGAGGGAGAGTCGTCCACCTGGACGCGGGTCTCCCCGGAGGGAGCCTCGGACATGACGGACTGGCGTGACCTGGAATCGGTCCTGCGCGATGCGGTGTCGAGGGGTCTGGAAGAGGATGCGGCATTCTCGGATTCGGCCGTCGAAGCCCTCGGCGCGAACGCCTCGAGACGGGCACGGGCGGCTGCAGTCGCGAGAGGCAGGCTCGTCCTCTGCGGATGGCGGGC comes from Candidatus Fermentibacter sp. and encodes:
- a CDS encoding amidohydrolase family protein; the encoded protein is MRTILRCASVRTGRGTPLGPSEISVRDGMIERIVPLGGEVPPCHAIPSFFDAHCHLLWMGMEKAGLDLSGCRSAADMLDALAGAPAGDEGAIVRGEKWDESSWSGASLPSLDELDSASRGRPVMLRRVCGHAALVNSAMLGLLRSREPGTSTSGGGGSALVVEGPVLRAYELFPPTDREFVSAMQSAAGIAFSEGVTGLATTESPGHALMMPGILPPELSVSVSVFADDPAAWPDAWTSGRVAVRGAKMFLDGGFGARTASTDGAYSDGSSCAPCIDGRRLALLVGEARNRGLVPVVHAIGARALRLLDSAGMIPAGPGQPPEIRVEHAEDLEPAWPGTWRRDVHVFSMQPNFVRRWQGPGGMYAERLGEARARRLNPFALPLAAGFRLGFGSDGMPFGPLWGIRGAIGHPEPSFRLGPEDALNAYTLEAASISGFGDLAGPLAPGRRADLVLLDGDPGIPYQDPPKVLLTMAGGRVVHLDAGLPGGSLGHDGLA